Genomic DNA from Candidatus Omnitrophota bacterium:
CATGTTGAGCTCGCCCAGCGGCCGGCCCGACGGGTCGCGGGGATCGGGGATGGGCCATTGCTTCAATTGAGACAAGATCGCGGGCCAGTCGATGCCGGCCTGGTGGTCGTCCTTGAGCTGGATCTGCAGACAGCGTCCGTCGAGGGGCACGTCCACTTTTCTGTCCAAATTTTCGATGATCTCCGTGATCGCCTCGATCTTTTCGGGCGTGTCCATGACGGCCAGCTTCTCGATCAGCTCCTCGAACTGGAGACTGCCGGTGCCGGGGGTCAGCAGGGGCTGGATTTTTTCCCGGATGGCTTCGTAGGTGACGTATTTCAGATAAAATGTTTTAACGGACAGGGCGCCCGGGGGCGGGGTTTCGGGGATTGCGGCCGGGGCCGCGTCTTCGACGGCGCGGGCGGCGCGGTCCATGGCGTCCAGGGCGCGGTCAATGATGGCGTCCCTCGGCTCCTCGGCGCTGAGGCCGGGCGCGATCACCAGGCACAGCACAAATGATCCCCCTGCGACGATAGGGGAAATGCGATGCTGAAAACGCCGGGAATTCTTCATCGAATTTTATTATACCAGTTTTTGGAAAAACGATACGGAAAGTTCCGTCCCTCTTCGCCCTGCATGATTTGCTGACGCAGATCTGATCCCGGCTGCCCCATGCGCTGACGCGGGGCAAGACAGCCGGGATTAATTCCTGCCGGCAGGCAGGCGCCCAGCAAACTTACGTCGTCCCTACGGGACTCCGTAAGTTTGGGGCTCATTAAAAAAGCCGGAATCAGTAAACTGATCCCGGCAGAAGAAAAACAGGGGAAACGACAAATGGCTGGGGTAGCCGACAACATTTGAATTATAACATATCTCATCCGTCTCTTCAACCCCCCGGCTCAACCGGCTGCCGCGCGGCCCGGAACTTTTCAAGCTGTTTTCGGGCGTATTCGTCGTCGGGATAATCCGCGGCCAGCTCCTCGCCGAGCATCACCGCCTCTTCGGTCCTTCCCATTTTGTAAAGCACTTCCGCCTTGGTGTCCCGGTAGGCGTACTTGCGGGGAGAACCGGCCAGGGCCAGGTCGATCAACCGCAGGGCCTCGTCAAGATTCCGCCCCTCTTCCGCGTACAGCCAGGCGAGATCATTGCAAGAATCGGCGTGGCCGGGTTGCCTGCGGAGGCTCTCAGTCAGCAGGCCCTCCTTCTCGGCGGAGGTGAGCTGCGGAAAGCGGGTCTGGTATTGATAATACGTCGGGTTGGAAACGATCAGTGTCAGGACGGGGATCAGCGTCATCATGCCGTTATAAAAATAGTGCGCGACCGTGCTCGCGAGCGTTGTCCCGGCCCAGACCCTCAACAGCGCCAGGATCACCCCCAGCACCCCGACCATGAAGATGGCGAACCAGTCGCCCCAGTATTGCTCGACGTGCAAAAGGGCAAAGACCGCCGAAACGATCCCCACGGCCAGGGCCGTTCCCCGGTACTGCCGGATCACGTAAAAAAAGTACCCGCGGAAGATCACTTCCTCGGCGAACGGCGCGATGAAGACCGCCATCACCAGGAACAGGTAGAAAATCCCGGCGGACGGGGCGGCCTCGATGGCCTTGTTCAGGGGCGTCTGCGGCTGCATGTCGCGGGCCAGGATCCAGACCGACGTCAGGACCGCGAACCCGGTGCCGGCCAGCGCCGGAAGAACGAGGATCTTTTTCCAGGACGCGTCCCCCTTGCGCAGCGCGGTGATCTGGGTGAACGACACGCCGGGATAGCGGCGCGCGCGCAGGGCGATCAGCCCGATGATCCCCGCGAACGACAGGACGGCCGTGACCACCATCTCGGCCAGTTCCGACGGCGGGCCAGGCAGAACCGCTTTCGCCGCCTGAAGAAGCATGACGAGGGCCACCATCCCCGACATCCACAAATACAGAACGGTGAAGCCGTCCGACGCCATCCGCAGATCCAGGGGCATGGACGCGAGCAGCCCCGGCGCGCGTCTCAGCGCCAGCTTGAACATCACGCGGTAGATCAGATACGGAATAAAAATGAAAAACAGAAAAATCCCCAGGGCGTTTTGGGCCATTCCGGTCACCAGGGTCAGGACAACAAGGAAAAAGACATACGCGGCCCCGTACCGCATCGGCAGGGCGCAGAACCTCCGAAGGATTTCCGGAGACTGCTTCCACAGCAGGGACACGTCGCAATACAGCAAAACCGCCAGCACCGCCGCAATCACGCCATTGGACATCGCCGCCCCTTTCTTCAAGCTTTCCGAGGAGGATCAAATCACAAACTTTGAAATTTCGCGATGAAAAACCCGTCCCTGTTTTCCGACGGCAAAACACGGCGACACCGGGACACGCGCGGGTCGAAGTCCCTGGTCTCCCATTGCGTCAGCGCCGGATAAGTCAGGGTTCCCTCAAAGTCGATGTCGAGCAACGCGAGCCGGCCTTCGGTCTTGCGCAAAAGCCAGTCCACCACGCCCTCGTTCTCTTCCGGCGCGAAGGTGCAGGTCGAATAGACCATGACCCCGCCGGGCTTGAGCAGCCGGGACGCGCTCAAAACGATCCCCCGCTGTTTGCGGACCATTTCTTTGATCTTGCGCGCGCTCCAGTATCCGAAACTGTCCGGATCTCCGGCGCAAAACCGGCCTTCGCTGCTGCAGGGTGCGTCCACGAGGATTTTGTCAAATCCCTGCGAATCCCGGAACCGCCTTGCGTCCATCACGCGGAACTCGATGTTGCCCGCGCCCAGCAGCGCGGACACGGCTTTCAGTTTATAAAACCGCGGCCGGACCGCCTCCAGGGCCGTGATGGTCCCCTCGTTCTTCATCAAAGCCGCCATCTGGGTGGTCTTGCTGCCCGGCGCGGCGCACATGTCCAGGACCCTGTCCCCGGGCTGAGGGTCCAGGGCCAGCACCGGCAGCATGCTGGAAAGGCCCTGGATGTAAATCAGCCCATCCTTCACAAGCCCGCTCTGGCTCAGGTCCCGGGCTGTGGTCCCGCGCAAAACCAAAGCCCCGGGGACTCCCGGGATGTCCTCAAAACGGACGCCATCCTGCTCAAGCCGCGCGCAAACGGTGTCGCGGTCTGTTTTGATCGTGTTGATCCGCACGCAAACCGGCTTTTCACGGCTGAAGCTTGCCAGCACGCCTTCCAGCAAACCGCCCGGAATAATCGTCGGGAGCCGCTCCATAAACAGGGGCGGAAGCCCAGGACTCCCTGCTATTTGCGCTATTTTTGGTTGCGCCAAAATGACGTCCCCCCCTGAATTCATATTTTTTACGATTATGGCAGTAACGATTCGTATAATATCAGAATTATTTATTTTATGTCTCTTTTTCTTGCTTTTAACCCAAATAGAGTTCCCGAAGTATTTCTTGACCCGGAGGGGAATATAGATTATTATTATGAGGCTGGTTCAGCCGGCGCATTATGAAAAAACTGCATACCTTTCACATTCCGGTCATGGGGACCGGATTTTCTATCGATACCCCCCTGAAGGTTGCCAAATACGGCATCTCCTCTGTTGTTTCCCTGGTTGACGACATCCTGATCGAGGACATGCGGAAGTATTACAGCAAGCTGACCGGGGAGGAGTATGTCCCCATCACCAAAGACGAGCCAGATTACCGCGCGAGGCGCATCACCGCCTACCTGAACCTGATGGACCGGATCGTCAAAAAGCAGTTTGAAGAGCTGAAACAGTCCGCGTTCGAGATCGGCAGCGAGATCACAAAATATTTTCAACTCTTGCCAGAGACCTCCCCGCTTAAAGAGCTCTACCGGCGGATGCTCCACACCGCCGACCCCGCAGAAAAAGAATACCTGCAAAAGACCCTGCGCGAATCCATTGAGCCGGGCGCGATCAACGTCAACATCATGACCAAGCTCGACCGCCTCAATTACGACAAAGACGGGAAAGAACTCCCCCGCGAATTTTCCGACGCCCTGGCGGCCCTGCGAGGGTTCGCCATGAGCACGCTCAACTCGGCCATTGTTTTTTCCGCTGGCATCAACCGCCAGCTCTACAGCTATGTCGAGGAGTTCAAGGATTTTTACGCCGACGCCTCCGGCTTCATCAAAAAAAGGGTCATCCTGAAAGTCAGCGATTTCCGCTCGTCCATCATCCAGGGAAAATTTTTCGCCAAAAAGGGTATCTGGATCTCGGAGTTCCGTGTCGAGTCCGGCCTCAACTGCGGCGGGCACGCCTTTGCCACGGACGGATATCTGATGGGCCCTATCCTCGAGGAATTCCGCGCCAAAAAGCAGGAGCTGATCGACACCCTGCACACGATGTGCAACGACGCGCTCAAGTCCAAAAACAAGATTCTCCTGGAAAAAGCGCCCCAGATGAAGATCACGGCCCAGGGCGGGATCGGGACCGTCAAAGAGGACAAATTTCTGCAGGATTACTACAATCTGGACGCCACCGGCTGGGCGTCGCCGTTTTTGCTGGTCCCCGAGGTCACCAACGTGGATGAAGACACCCTGAATAAACTGGCCGGGGCCACCGAAGACGATCTGTATTTAAGCGGCGTTTCCCCTCTGGGCGTGCCGTTCAACAATCTCCGGAGTTCCAGCAGCGACCTGGCGCGAGACATCCGCGTCCTCCAAAGCCGTCCGGGCAGCGCCTGTCCCAAGGGATATCTCGTGTCCAACACCGAATTCACGCCCCAGCCGATCTGTACCGCCTCACGGCAGTATCAAAAGTTGAAGATCGACGAACTCAATCGCCAAAATTTGAGCTCCCTGGAGTACCAGGAACAGTTCCGGAAAATCGTCCAAAAATCCTGCATCTGCAACGATCTGTCCGAAGGCGCGATGATCAAATACGCGCTCGGCAAGAACCCCGCCCTCCAGCGTCACACCGCGGTCTGCCCAGGGCCGAACATCGCGTATTTCTCAAAGATCTGCACCCTGCAGGACATGGTGGACCACATCTACGGCCGGACCAACCTCCTGAATACCGCCGAACGTCCCAACATGTTCATCAAAGAGATAAAGATGTACATGGATTATTTCGGCAAGGAAACCCAAAAAGTCCTCGGCGATCCCACGGGACAACAGATCCAATACTGGAACACGTTCCGGAAGAATCTTCTGGAAGGCATCGAATATTACAAGACTCTTTTCCCGAAGATGCTCGAGGAAACCTCGGAATTCCGCGACAAATGCCTGTGCGAACTCGAAGATTTCCGCAAACAGCTCCTGGCTTTCTCGGTCTTTCACCCCGCCCTCTTCCCTGAAGCCCTTCAGCCGGCCGCCGCCTAAAAGAATTCCCCCAGGCCTGACCCGGCAGCCCCTACGGCCACACTCAATTTTTCATGGATAATTCGCGCAGGACCACAGGTCTGCGCAATTTGTACAACAGATAGGAGAAGACCGCGACCGGGACCAGGGCGACAGCTCCCAGGTCCAGCACGGAGAAGAATGACGACGCCAAAAGCGCGGTCAGGACGGCGTGGGCCAGGTGGTAAGCCCAGACGCGCCCGGCGTTGAGATAGACCCCGCTCACGACAAGCGCGAAGGAAATGAACGCGATGAGAAAAACCGTGTAACCATCGGGCTGGACCAACAGGATATCATACCCCCTCCGGGCCTTCATATACTGCAGGACAGGGATCGAAAAGAAATAGATCGAAAGGATGACATAATATCCCAACAGTCCAACGGCCCGGACCTCATCGGCGATCAGCGGGAGGTCGCTGAAAGGCGCTCCCTTCATCTGCCTGTGCCGCCGATGGACAAGGGGGAACACCATCGCAAACGGGACGACGTTGATCAGCAGAAATCGAAAAAGCAAGTTCCAAGCGGTGAGGTCTGTCATGGGAATTGAAATTCAAAATTTGAACGGCGGCGGTTCGACTCCCTCCATGTACTCCAGAACGAAAAGTCGTTCCGGCGCCACCACCGCCACGGGAAAATCGGCAAAAGCGGCGTCGTGAAAGCCCAGCAAGGTCGGTGCGGTGCGGTCCACCGTCGCCGACATCTCCAGGAGCTTCCGGTCCTTGGCGCGCAGGGTGTCCCAGGGCCGTTTCCCGAAGTCCGGCGCGGTGCAACGCAGGACCGAAAGGCATGTGAGCGCGAGGGCAAGAACAAGCCCCGACCGCATCAGCCGCGTGAGCATCTCCCCGCGCGACAAAACAGTCAGGATCATCAGCAGGACAGGGATATAAAGGAACCTGCTCTGATGAGACCCGAGCCACCACGTCGCCCAGTAAGCGACCGCTAAAAGCGGCAATATCAAGAATTCCTTCCTCCTCCACGCATCGGCGAGGACGTAAAAGAAGGGCAGCAAACAGAGCAGATATACAAGTCCGAGGGGATAATCGTAGCGGTTGTTCACGCCGTTTTCCGGGACCGCCACCAGCCAGAGATGGCGCAGGAATTCCTTTGGAGAGCGGCCGGAACCATACATGTCCCTGACAGCCATCAGCGGGCCGGCCTTCCCCGTGATGGACGTCCAACCCAAAGAATTTTGATCGATGTTTTTATTGACGATCCATCGGCCCGCCGCAAGGGGATAAACCGGCGTCCCGGAATAATACAGCGATTTCGCCAGGAACGGCCCGGCGATAAAAATGCTCAGCAACACCGACATCAGCGCCACCCGCTTTGCGTCCGGCCAGCGTTCCCCTGGCCCTTCCCCTTCTGGCGGCACCGACAACCACGCGAACTTGAGAGGGCGCTTCCCTCCCAGGGACATCACCGCCGCAAACGCGATCATCAGGACCGCGCTGATCACCAAAAAGGCCGGGATAAAAGGCTTGGACCATATAAAAAATGTCAACTCCAGGGCACAAAGCCATTTCCGGCCGTGCAAAAAACTGTCCCACGCGGCAAAAAAAAGATACACAATGACGAGATCCAGCATGGCGGTGCCGGCCTGGATGCCGACGTTGTGGCTTCCGGCCACGGCACAGGCGATCCAGAACGCAGGAGATAACCTCCCTCTGGTGAAACGCCCCGATAGCCGGGCCATGACCGCTATCATGCCGATCAAAAACCAGAATTGAGGAATTTTGTTGGGAGTGGGCGTGCTCAGCCAGAATGGCGCCAGGGCGAAATCCAGCGGCAGGAGGAACAGGTCTGTGACCGACCAGGGGAGGAACTCAAAAGATCCGTAAATCAAATGTTGCCGCGGAACGGTGATGTGATAATTGAGGGCATCACCTTCCTGGGGAAGATGCGGAGGCAGGAGCGAGGCATAAAACGCGCAGGCCAAAAGGACAAAGAGGATCATTCCGGCGGTGAGAACCAGCGTCCTGCGCGGCAGCGGCATCCGCAGAATTTCAGCACGGCTTTCGAGGACAACATCTTTCAACCCCGGCCACGCGCCTTTCAGGACAATCAGAAGAACCACGGCAAACACAATCCACCCCAGGGGCGATGTGATCCCGCGGCGCGACCCCAGCCAGAACAATTCCAGCCAATAGGCGGGATAGCCGATGACCAGAAAAAACGTCGGAAGATGCCAGAACGTCAGGGCGTTCTGTTGATGAACACGATGGTCCGCCATAGGATATAAAGGACTGTTATGGCCAGGCAATAAACATCCACCCAGAGACATGTCTGGGAGCCTGGTTTCGGTGATGGGCTGTCGGGAAAATTCATGGCCGGTGGATGGTCCCCTCATGCAGATCGCGGTGGCCGGCGATCCGTTCCAGGATCATATCGTAGGTCTTTCCCCAAGGATAGTCGGCATTGCACGCCTGCTGGTGCCAGGACACGGCCACGTGCGCGGACCGGCATTCCTCCAGTTGATCGATGAGGCGCAGGGCCCGGTCCTCAAATGGCACGTTCTCAGCGCCTGGCGGCTGATAGATGTTGAAATCCATGATGACCTGGGGGATCTCCCAAAAATCGAACGGCCGCTGGTTCTGATGGTCGTAAGGACGGTAAAGACTGGCGCAGCCGCTGCGGAACCCCACCCGGACGTTCCACCCCAGAGTCGAATCAAATTTGAGATAGCGGTTATGAATGGGCGGGGTTTTGTTCTCGTCGTAGCGCAGCCAGCGTTGCCGCCCCTTGGTGACCGGGCTTCCAAGGACGTTCTCCAGCAACTCCTTTTCCCGGCGGAATAGATCGCCATCGACCGCGGATAAAAAACTCCCCTGGATCCCCACCTCAAACCCGTCCCTGACCAATTGGCGGAGCTTCTGCTGGAGCGGAAGGTTCCGGGCCAGGTCATACGTCGGGTCGGTGACCCACGTCAGCGGCGTTTTGGGGAGGACCCTGGCGTGGATGTAAAAAACCGACCGGTAATCGAATTTTTTCTCGACCTCCTCCCAATGTTCAAAGCACCAGTAGGACGGCCGCTGAAACAAAAACCGCGCGGCATGGCCTGCGGCCCGGACGGCACCCCTCCCTTTTCTCAAAAAACGAAAAAAGTCATAAGCATTCAAGGCCGTCTGCTTCACCATGAGCGTGAAATCCTTGGCAAGATAATCCACATCGTGCGAAAGCTCGATCCTCGGTTTGGGGACCGGTTTGAAACGCAAAGCCGGGAAATGCTTCCGCAGGGCGGCCTCCAGCTCATTGAAAAGAAAATTGACGATCGGCACGGCCAGGGACGCCTTGTCTTCGCGCGGATGCAGGACGCCATGGCTGAGCGCGCTCTTCCTCCGACGGAGGAGCAGGGCCTCTTCCAGCCTGGAGAGAAAAACAAAGGCGTTCCAGAACAGATCGTAAGGCAGGGTGAATTTTTCGTCCGTAGTCGTGGTGTTGTCGACGGCGTAAATTTTCTCTCCATGGATAGATTCGATGCGGTTTTTCGGAAGGATATGCGAGCGGTTGATCAACGCCAGGTCCCCGCCCTGATAATACTTGGTGTAATAGATCACGGGCTGCTGCCTGCCCCTGTCTTTCTCATGGATGTCGGAAATCCGCCACTCCGCCTCCAGCCCCTGGATGCGGTTGAACTCTTCAAGGATGTAGCGAAGCCAGCGCTGATCTTCCAGATCGGTGATCAGGTGGATCACCGCCGGGACGGCTGCGGCGGCGTTCTCGGGCTGGACTCGAACGGACGGAAGGATCACGGTCTCTTCTTTCCGCCGTGCCCTCGGGTCAAACGGGGCGCCATCAAGGGGACGACTCCTCTTTCTCGATCTCCCGGGCCTTGAAAAGGAACGCGCCCTTCACGCGGTCAGGGGAATAGCCGATCTTGACCAAAACTTTTTCCATAAGGTCCATGGCGTCGCAGATGTCATTGGCGTCCTCCTGTTCCATGACCGCCCGGTGCCCCCCATGCTCGACGGTGATCTTCATGGCCGCCGTTTCAGCATGTGGTCAATGACCCGCTCGCTGACCTTGTTGTCTTTCAAATACGCGATCAAATCCGACGTCATTTCATACCGGGAGTTGGTCCGGTCGATCTCGCTGATGATCTCGCTGTCCGGGACCCCGGTTTTGGCCATTTCCGCGATCTGCACGACCGTCAGGTGGCGAGGATTGTCGGTCGAGGCCCTGGGTTCCTTGTCCATCTGGTGGCCGATAACGCCGCCGACAACCCCTCCGGCGGCCGCCCCGATCAGGGCCCCCTCCACATCATGGCCGTCCTGATGGCCCACGATGCCGCCGAGAACCGCACCTCCCGCGGCCCCGATCCCGGCCCCTTTGGCCGTATTGTTGTTCAGACTTTCACAGCCGGCCGAGGCCAAGACAAAAATGAGGCAAAAAATAAAATTTTTCATCATCTCGTCCTCCTCAATGAGCGATTGAGTTACGGAGTCCTGCTGCCCCTTGCGCCTTGGCGGGGCAAGAAGCAGGACGACGTCAAATCAACCTGCGCGAACCCGTTCACTTCGCTCAGGGTGGTTTGGCCAGATGGGTCAAACCATTGATCCCAATTCGGCTGCGACCCAGCAGCGCAAATCGGGACGCATCAAGAGCCCCCAGGCTTCCTTTTGACAAAAATGCCAAATCAGGACCGGGATAAACCTCTCCCCCGGTAGCGGCAATTTTACCACGTTTACCTTTCCAAGACGACGGGATTGTGATAAATTAATAGAGAGATTGGGGGAGGTTCCGACTGGCCTTATGAACAGACAACCCGTATTCATCTTCGACTTCGACGGCACGATCGCTGACACGCACCACTATATCGTTCAGATCAGCAACCGGCTCGCCGCGGAATTCAAATATAAGCCTATCCTGCCGCACGAGGTGGAACTCCTCAAGGACAAGACGTCCCAGGAAGTCATCCGCCACCTCAACGTGCCTGTCCTGAAGATCCCGGCGATCCTCGCCAGAGCCAAAAAAGAATTTTACGCGGGAATCGGGACCCT
This window encodes:
- a CDS encoding CPBP family glutamic-type intramembrane protease, which gives rise to MSNGVIAAVLAVLLYCDVSLLWKQSPEILRRFCALPMRYGAAYVFFLVVLTLVTGMAQNALGIFLFFIFIPYLIYRVMFKLALRRAPGLLASMPLDLRMASDGFTVLYLWMSGMVALVMLLQAAKAVLPGPPSELAEMVVTAVLSFAGIIGLIALRARRYPGVSFTQITALRKGDASWKKILVLPALAGTGFAVLTSVWILARDMQPQTPLNKAIEAAPSAGIFYLFLVMAVFIAPFAEEVIFRGYFFYVIRQYRGTALAVGIVSAVFALLHVEQYWGDWFAIFMVGVLGVILALLRVWAGTTLASTVAHYFYNGMMTLIPVLTLIVSNPTYYQYQTRFPQLTSAEKEGLLTESLRRQPGHADSCNDLAWLYAEEGRNLDEALRLIDLALAGSPRKYAYRDTKAEVLYKMGRTEEAVMLGEELAADYPDDEYARKQLEKFRAARQPVEPGG
- a CDS encoding glycine zipper domain-containing protein; this translates as MMKNFIFCLIFVLASAGCESLNNNTAKGAGIGAAGGAVLGGIVGHQDGHDVEGALIGAAAGGVVGGVIGHQMDKEPRASTDNPRHLTVVQIAEMAKTGVPDSEIISEIDRTNSRYEMTSDLIAYLKDNKVSERVIDHMLKRRP
- a CDS encoding RsmB/NOP family class I SAM-dependent RNA methyltransferase, which codes for MNSGGDVILAQPKIAQIAGSPGLPPLFMERLPTIIPGGLLEGVLASFSREKPVCVRINTIKTDRDTVCARLEQDGVRFEDIPGVPGALVLRGTTARDLSQSGLVKDGLIYIQGLSSMLPVLALDPQPGDRVLDMCAAPGSKTTQMAALMKNEGTITALEAVRPRFYKLKAVSALLGAGNIEFRVMDARRFRDSQGFDKILVDAPCSSEGRFCAGDPDSFGYWSARKIKEMVRKQRGIVLSASRLLKPGGVMVYSTCTFAPEENEGVVDWLLRKTEGRLALLDIDFEGTLTYPALTQWETRDFDPRVSRCRRVLPSENRDGFFIAKFQSL